The following proteins are co-located in the Colius striatus isolate bColStr4 chromosome 6, bColStr4.1.hap1, whole genome shotgun sequence genome:
- the CKB gene encoding creatine kinase B-type isoform X1, translating to MPFSNSHNLLKTKYSADDEFPDLSVHNNHMAKVLTQDLYKKLRDKQTSSGFTLDDVIQTGVDNPGHPFIMTVGCVAGDEESYEVFKELFDPVIEDRHGGYKPSDEHKTDLNADNLQGGDDLDPNYVLSSRVRTGRSIRGFCLPPHCSRGERRAIEKLSVEALGSLEGDLKGKYYALRNMTDAEQQQLIDDHFLFDKPVSPLLLASGMARDWPDARGIWHNDNKTFLVWINEEDHLRVISMQKGGNMKEVFTRFCTGLTQIETLFKSKNYEFMWNPHLGYILTCPSNLGTGLRAGVHIKLPNLGKHEKFGEVLKRLRLQKRGTGGVDTAAVGGVFDVSNADRLGFSEVELVQMVVDGVKLLIEMEKRLEKGQSIDDLIPAQK from the exons ATGCCCTTCTCAAACAGCCACAACCTCCTGAAGACCAAGTACTCTGCTGACGATGAGTTCCCCGACCTGAGCGTTCACAACAATCACATGGCCAAGGTGCTGACCCAGGACCTGTACAAGAAGTTGAGGGATAAACAGACTTCCAGTGGATTTACCCTGGATGATGTCATCCAGACTGGGGTTGACAACCCAG GCCATCCCTTCATCATGACAGTAGGATGTGTAGCTGGTGATGAAGAATCCTATGAAGTGTTTAAGGAACTCTTTGATCCAGTGATTGAAGACAGACACGGTGGCTACAAACCAAGCGATGAGCACAAGACCGACCTGAACGCCGATAACCTGCAG GGAGGTGATGACCTGGATCCCAATTACGTGCTAAGCTCCCGTGTCAGAACTGGTAGAAGCATCCGTGGATTCTGTCTTCCCCCACACTGTAGTCGAGGAGAGAGACGGGCTATCGAGAAGCTCTCTGTCGAAG ccttgGGTAGTCTGGAGGGCGATCTCAAGGGGAAGTACTATGCTCTGAGGAACATGACtgatgcagagcagcagcagctgattgATGATCACTTCTTGTTTGACAAGCCAGTTTCTCCTCTTCTGTTGGCATCTGGGATGGCAAGAGATTGGCCTGATGCCAGGGGTATCTG GCACAATGACAACAAGACCTTCCTTGTCTGGATCAATGAGGAGGATCACCTTAGAGTTATTTCCATGCAGAAAGGTGGCAACATGAAGGAAGTGTTTACTCGCTTCTGTACTGGACTAACACAG ATAGAAACTCTCTTCAAGTCCAAAAACTACGAGTTCATGTGGAACCCACATTTGGGCTACATCCTGACCTGCCCATCCAACCTTGGAACAGGGCTCCGTGCGGGTGTGCACATCAAGCTGCCCAACCTTGGGAAACATGAGAAGTTTGGAGAGGTCCTCAAGAGGCTTCGGCTGCAGAAGCGAGGCACAG GTGGTGTGGATACAGCTGCTGTTGGAGGAGTGTTTGATGTCTCCAATGCTGATCGTCTCGGCTTCTCTGAGGTAGAGCTGGTGCAGATGGTGGTGGATGGGGTGAAGCTCCTCATTGAGATGGAGAAACGCCTTGAAAAAGGCCAGTCCATTGATGACCTCATACCAGCTCAGAAATAA
- the CKB gene encoding creatine kinase B-type isoform X2, with protein MAQLNNQRLPPDEEYPDLSTHNNHMAKVLTLDLYKKLRDRVTPSGFTLDDVIQTGVDNPGHPFIMTVGCVAGDEESYEVFKELFDPVIEDRHGGYKPSDEHKTDLNADNLQGGDDLDPNYVLSSRVRTGRSIRGFCLPPHCSRGERRAIEKLSVEALGSLEGDLKGKYYALRNMTDAEQQQLIDDHFLFDKPVSPLLLASGMARDWPDARGIWHNDNKTFLVWINEEDHLRVISMQKGGNMKEVFTRFCTGLTQIETLFKSKNYEFMWNPHLGYILTCPSNLGTGLRAGVHIKLPNLGKHEKFGEVLKRLRLQKRGTGGVDTAAVGGVFDVSNADRLGFSEVELVQMVVDGVKLLIEMEKRLEKGQSIDDLIPAQK; from the exons ATGGCCCAACTAAATAATCAGAGGCTGCCTCCCGATGAGGAGTACCCGGACCTGAGCACCCACAACAACCACATGGCCAAAGTTCTAACCCTGGATTTATACAAGAAACTGAGAGACAGAGTCACGCCCAGTGGCTTCACCCTGGATGATGTCATTCAGACTGGGGTTGATAATCCTG GCCATCCCTTCATCATGACAGTAGGATGTGTAGCTGGTGATGAAGAATCCTATGAAGTGTTTAAGGAACTCTTTGATCCAGTGATTGAAGACAGACACGGTGGCTACAAACCAAGCGATGAGCACAAGACCGACCTGAACGCCGATAACCTGCAG GGAGGTGATGACCTGGATCCCAATTACGTGCTAAGCTCCCGTGTCAGAACTGGTAGAAGCATCCGTGGATTCTGTCTTCCCCCACACTGTAGTCGAGGAGAGAGACGGGCTATCGAGAAGCTCTCTGTCGAAG ccttgGGTAGTCTGGAGGGCGATCTCAAGGGGAAGTACTATGCTCTGAGGAACATGACtgatgcagagcagcagcagctgattgATGATCACTTCTTGTTTGACAAGCCAGTTTCTCCTCTTCTGTTGGCATCTGGGATGGCAAGAGATTGGCCTGATGCCAGGGGTATCTG GCACAATGACAACAAGACCTTCCTTGTCTGGATCAATGAGGAGGATCACCTTAGAGTTATTTCCATGCAGAAAGGTGGCAACATGAAGGAAGTGTTTACTCGCTTCTGTACTGGACTAACACAG ATAGAAACTCTCTTCAAGTCCAAAAACTACGAGTTCATGTGGAACCCACATTTGGGCTACATCCTGACCTGCCCATCCAACCTTGGAACAGGGCTCCGTGCGGGTGTGCACATCAAGCTGCCCAACCTTGGGAAACATGAGAAGTTTGGAGAGGTCCTCAAGAGGCTTCGGCTGCAGAAGCGAGGCACAG GTGGTGTGGATACAGCTGCTGTTGGAGGAGTGTTTGATGTCTCCAATGCTGATCGTCTCGGCTTCTCTGAGGTAGAGCTGGTGCAGATGGTGGTGGATGGGGTGAAGCTCCTCATTGAGATGGAGAAACGCCTTGAAAAAGGCCAGTCCATTGATGACCTCATACCAGCTCAGAAATAA